The stretch of DNA TGTAATGAGTAACAAAAAATATCCATAGTAATACTATATATCATAACTATTAATAGAGGTGAGACTATGGAAATTTTAAAATTAGGTTCCAGAGGTAATAAAGTTAAGATAGTTCAAAGTGTTTTATCTAAAATAGGATATAATCCTGGAGCTATTGATGGTATATATGGTATTAATACACAAAGGGCAGTTATGAGATTTCAAAATGATAATGGATTAATAAGTGATGGTATAGTAGGTCCAAATACATGGAGTTTATTGGAACGATTTATTTTAGGATATGATAATTATACTATTAAGCAAGGAGATACTTTCTATAGCATAGCTAATAAATATTATACCAATGTCAATTCTATAATAGTAGCAAATCCTGATTTGGATCCAAATAATTTAATTGTGGGGACAAAAATAGTTGTGCCATATGGTATTGATGTAGTGTTAACTGATGTAGGATATACTTATGAGTTATTAGAAAAAAATATAGAAGGGTTAAAAGCAAGATATCCTTTTTTAGAAGTTGGAACAATAGGAAAATCAGTACTTGGAAAAAATTTATATTATATAAGATTAGGCAATGGACCTAATGAAGTATTTTATAATGCTAGTCATCATTCATTGGAATGGATAAATTCTCCAGTTATGATGAGTTTTACAGAAAATTTTTTAGAAGCTTTTGTAAACAATAATTTTATTAGAGGATATAACATAAATGATATCTGGGAATCAAGCAGTATTTATATAGTTCCTATGGTAAATCCTGATGGAGTAGATGTTGTAATAAATGGTATAACACCTGAAAATCCATATTATGAAGAAATATTAGAATGGAATGATACAGGTGAACCACTATCTAAAGTTTGGAATGCAAATATAAGGGGGGTAGACTTAAATAGAAATTATCCAGCTAATTGGGAAGAAGCTAAAGATCAGGAAGCTGAACTTGGAGTAACAGGACCAGGACCTACACGATATGGAGGTTCTTCTCCCTTATCAGAACCGGAAACGAAAGCTATGGTTGATTTTACTAGAGAACATAATTTTAAAATGACACTTGCTTATCATACTCAAGGAAGGGTAATATATTGGCAATATCTTGATTTCAATCCTCCTAATGCTAGGGCTATTGGTGAAGTATTTTCAAATATAACAGGATATAGATTATCAGATGTACCTTATGCTGCAGCATTTGCTGGTTATAAGGATTGGTTTATAAAGGAATATAACCTTCCAGGATATACATTTGAAACAGGACTTGGAGAAAATCCACTACCTATATCTCAATTTAATAGGATATATAGTGAAAATGAAGAGGTATTATTACTTTCACCTATAATATAAAAATAAAGCGTATTAACTTTTATAGTTATAAAAGTTAATACGCTTTATAATTTTAATAGAAATTCATTTAATCTTTTTTCATAATAATTTAATTCATATTTTCTTCTTTTAATAACTGAATATTTATAGCTAAGAAAATCTTTTCTATTAGCATTATTTATGTGAATTTCTTTTAATAAATTATTTTTTAATTCAATATACATGCTTGATTTGGGGAAAAATGTAAATCCGCATCCATTGATTATAGAAGACTTTGTTATGCTTACGCAATTAGTACTGAATAATATATTAAAATTATTTATATCTAAGTCATTTGCTCGGGCAAAGTTATCTAATAGTTTATACATTTTAGATTGCTTTTCTCTAATTATTATAGGAATTTCACTTAATTGTTTAATATCTATTGAATCATGAGGGTAATCTTTATTTGTAAAGAGTAATAATTCATCATTAAAAAATTCTAGCTGTTCTAGATTATCTAAAGGTAATTGACTTAAAATAATACCAATATTATAATCGTGATTCGACACTTTATTTATTACATCTAAAGAATTATAAGTATCAATTTTAATTTGTGCTTTACTATGAATATCTTTGAAATTATGGATTTTAGATGCAAAATAGCTAGAGCCAAAACTTTTACAAACAGCTATAGATAATAAATCTTTTAATTTGTCTAATTCTTCTATACTATTATGCATGTTTTCTTCAAGAGCAAAAATTGATTTTGAATAATCAAAAACTATCTCTCCAGTAGC from Senegalia massiliensis encodes:
- a CDS encoding M14 family metallopeptidase: MEILKLGSRGNKVKIVQSVLSKIGYNPGAIDGIYGINTQRAVMRFQNDNGLISDGIVGPNTWSLLERFILGYDNYTIKQGDTFYSIANKYYTNVNSIIVANPDLDPNNLIVGTKIVVPYGIDVVLTDVGYTYELLEKNIEGLKARYPFLEVGTIGKSVLGKNLYYIRLGNGPNEVFYNASHHSLEWINSPVMMSFTENFLEAFVNNNFIRGYNINDIWESSSIYIVPMVNPDGVDVVINGITPENPYYEEILEWNDTGEPLSKVWNANIRGVDLNRNYPANWEEAKDQEAELGVTGPGPTRYGGSSPLSEPETKAMVDFTREHNFKMTLAYHTQGRVIYWQYLDFNPPNARAIGEVFSNITGYRLSDVPYAAAFAGYKDWFIKEYNLPGYTFETGLGENPLPISQFNRIYSENEEVLLLSPII
- a CDS encoding LysR family transcriptional regulator, which codes for MNLEYLKSFYWIAKSNSISKASKKLHISQPALSNQLNRLEDELGSSLLKRSNKGVLLTATGEIVFDYSKSIFALEENMHNSIEELDKLKDLLSIAVCKSFGSSYFASKIHNFKDIHSKAQIKIDTYNSLDVINKVSNHDYNIGIILSQLPLDNLEQLEFFNDELLLFTNKDYPHDSIDIKQLSEIPIIIREKQSKMYKLLDNFARANDLDINNFNILFSTNCVSITKSSIINGCGFTFFPKSSMYIELKNNLLKEIHINNANRKDFLSYKYSVIKRRKYELNYYEKRLNEFLLKL